The proteins below are encoded in one region of Bacteroides uniformis:
- a CDS encoding 30S ribosomal protein S16, with protein sequence MATKIRLQRHGRKSYAFYSIVIADVRAPRDGKFIEKIGTYNPNTNPATVDLKFDRALDWVLKGAQPTDTVRNILSREGVYMKKHLLGGVAKGAFGEAEADAKFEAWKNNKQSGLAALKAKEDEAKKAEAKALAEKKAAEAAAKAAAEAPAEEAPAEEAPAAEEAAAE encoded by the coding sequence ATGGCAACAAAAATCAGATTGCAAAGACATGGACGTAAAAGCTACGCTTTCTACTCTATCGTTATTGCAGACGTAAGAGCACCACGTGATGGTAAATTTATTGAGAAGATTGGTACTTACAATCCTAACACCAATCCTGCCACAGTAGATTTGAAGTTCGACCGCGCACTTGACTGGGTGTTGAAGGGTGCACAACCTACTGACACAGTTCGTAACATCCTCTCTCGCGAAGGTGTTTACATGAAGAAGCACTTGCTGGGCGGTGTAGCGAAAGGCGCATTCGGCGAAGCTGAAGCTGATGCTAAGTTCGAAGCCTGGAAGAACAACAAACAAAGCGGTTTGGCTGCTCTGAAGGCTAAGGAAGACGAAGCTAAGAAAGCTGAAGCAAAAGCACTGGCTGAAAAGAAAGCTGCTGAAGCTGCTGCAAAAGCCGCTGCCGAAGCACCGGCCGAAGAGGCTCCTGCCGAAGAAGCCCCTGCTGCTGAAGAAGCTGCTGCCGAATAA
- a CDS encoding anaerobic ribonucleoside triphosphate reductase produces MIQTVLKRDGRVVGFNEEKIATAIRKAMLHTDKGEDLQLIHQITDRISFKGDSQMTVEAIQDLVEVELMKSSRKDVAQKYIAYRNQRSIARKAKTRDMFLEIINIKSNDITRENANMNADTPAGMMMKFASETTKPFVDDYLLSEEVLDAVTQNYLHIHDKDYYPTKSLTCVQHPLDHILKYGFSAGHGESRPAKRIETASILGCISLETAQNEMHGGQAIPAFDFYLAPYVRNSFIEEVKNLEELNGKDYSHLYQKELADYLLQPLDGLTGEDRIVQHAVNKTVSRVHQSMEAFIHNMNTIHSRGGNQVVFSSINYGTDTSAEGRCIIRELLKSTYQGVGNGETAIFPIQIWKKKRGVSYLPEDRNYDLYQLACKVTARRFFPNFLNLDATFNQSEDWKADDPKRYQHEVATMGCRTRVFENRFGPKTSIGRGNISFSTINIVRLGIECMNIEDKEQRIARFFAKLDSMLEVTARQLHERMEFQKTAFAKQFPLLMSALWIGSEKLKPNDTIASVINQGTLGIGFIGLAECLVALLGKHHGESGEAQELGLKIVTYMRDRANQFSEQYQHNYSVLATPAEGLSGKFTRIDRKKFGTLPGITDRDYYTNSNHVPVYYKCSARHKAEVEAPYHELTRGGHIFYVEIDGDATHNPEVIMRVVDMMDQYNIGYGSVNHNRNRCLECGHENSTPNLEECPKCGSKHIDKLQRITGYLVGTTDRWNNAKLAELNDRVVHN; encoded by the coding sequence ATGATACAGACAGTACTCAAGCGCGACGGGCGCGTTGTCGGATTCAACGAAGAAAAAATAGCAACGGCCATCCGCAAAGCCATGTTGCATACAGACAAGGGGGAAGACCTGCAACTGATACACCAGATTACGGACCGCATCTCTTTCAAGGGAGATTCGCAGATGACGGTGGAAGCCATCCAGGATTTGGTGGAAGTGGAGCTGATGAAGAGCAGCCGCAAGGACGTTGCCCAGAAATACATCGCTTACCGCAACCAGCGAAGCATTGCCCGCAAAGCAAAGACGCGCGACATGTTCCTGGAAATCATTAACATCAAGTCCAACGACATCACACGCGAAAATGCCAACATGAATGCCGATACCCCGGCGGGCATGATGATGAAGTTTGCCAGCGAAACCACCAAGCCTTTTGTGGACGACTATCTGCTGAGTGAAGAAGTGCTGGATGCTGTCACCCAGAACTATCTGCACATCCATGACAAGGATTATTATCCCACCAAGAGCCTGACATGCGTGCAACATCCGCTGGACCATATTCTGAAATACGGCTTCTCTGCCGGACACGGCGAATCGCGCCCGGCCAAACGCATCGAGACTGCCAGTATCCTGGGATGCATCTCGCTGGAAACAGCCCAGAACGAGATGCACGGCGGACAAGCCATCCCTGCATTCGATTTCTACCTTGCCCCCTACGTGCGCAACAGCTTCATCGAGGAAGTCAAGAACCTGGAAGAACTGAATGGAAAAGACTATTCCCATCTCTATCAGAAGGAACTGGCCGACTATCTGCTGCAGCCGTTGGACGGACTGACGGGCGAGGACCGCATCGTACAGCATGCCGTCAACAAGACCGTATCGCGTGTGCACCAGTCCATGGAGGCGTTTATCCATAACATGAACACCATCCACTCACGCGGCGGCAACCAAGTGGTGTTCAGCTCCATCAACTACGGCACAGACACCTCTGCCGAGGGGCGCTGCATCATCCGCGAGCTGCTGAAAAGCACCTATCAAGGGGTAGGAAACGGAGAAACCGCCATCTTCCCCATCCAGATATGGAAAAAGAAACGGGGTGTGAGCTACCTGCCTGAAGACCGCAACTACGACCTCTACCAACTGGCCTGCAAGGTGACGGCACGGCGTTTCTTCCCGAACTTCCTGAACCTGGACGCCACCTTCAACCAAAGCGAGGACTGGAAAGCCGATGACCCGAAACGCTACCAGCATGAAGTTGCTACCATGGGATGCCGTACCCGTGTATTCGAAAACCGTTTCGGACCGAAGACCTCCATCGGACGCGGCAACATCTCTTTCTCTACCATCAACATCGTCCGTCTGGGCATTGAGTGCATGAACATCGAAGACAAAGAACAGCGCATCGCCCGGTTCTTTGCCAAGTTGGATAGTATGCTCGAAGTGACCGCACGCCAGCTGCACGAGCGCATGGAGTTTCAAAAGACCGCCTTCGCCAAGCAGTTCCCGCTACTGATGTCTGCCTTGTGGATAGGCAGCGAGAAGCTGAAACCGAACGATACGATTGCTTCCGTCATCAACCAGGGAACACTGGGAATCGGTTTCATCGGGTTGGCAGAATGTCTCGTGGCATTGCTCGGAAAACATCACGGCGAATCTGGCGAAGCCCAGGAGCTGGGACTGAAAATCGTGACCTATATGCGCGACCGTGCCAACCAGTTCTCGGAGCAATACCAGCACAACTACAGCGTGCTTGCCACTCCTGCCGAAGGGCTGTCGGGCAAGTTCACCCGCATCGACCGTAAGAAGTTCGGCACGCTGCCGGGCATTACGGACCGTGACTACTACACCAACTCCAACCACGTGCCCGTATACTACAAATGCAGCGCCCGCCACAAAGCGGAAGTGGAGGCTCCTTATCATGAGCTGACCCGCGGCGGACACATCTTCTATGTGGAGATAGACGGTGACGCCACCCACAATCCGGAAGTCATTATGCGTGTAGTGGACATGATGGACCAATACAACATCGGCTACGGTTCGGTAAACCACAACCGTAACCGCTGTCTGGAGTGCGGCCACGAAAACTCCACCCCAAACCTGGAAGAATGCCCGAAGTGCGGCAGCAAGCATATCGACAAGCTGCAACGCATCACCGGCTACCTGGTGGGGACAACCGACCGCTGGAACAATGCCAAGCTGGCAGAGTTGAACGACAGGGTCGTTCATAATTAA
- a CDS encoding uroporphyrinogen decarboxylase/cobalamine-independent methonine synthase family protein, protein MNMANVFPPFKIDIAGAFCVPRALKDVREQYQNGQVSRQILQAVEDAEVRSLVERLELGGMKVVSDGGFRSRDFLESWEGICSKDGRPFSEGSPLEITGRLSLLRHPILEEFAFLDSIVDGGVMKKQHIPSPAEVMTQIIQRVERTQIETVYSDIRLLTDDIASCYKFLLTKLYDAGCRYVQFDGVHSVIMEDTIRLNNRVLRERPAGMYVAFHAPTDMLVQLHGADAYFLNYDCGACDRNRLLWFIHEKEAVFGFVLSHYPQEDELDELQAKTESVLNYIPLKRFTLCLPDANALLSPSEADEEKQWETVRLGMEMAARIFS, encoded by the coding sequence ATGAACATGGCAAATGTATTTCCTCCGTTTAAAATTGATATAGCTGGGGCTTTTTGTGTACCTCGTGCATTGAAGGATGTCCGCGAGCAATATCAGAACGGGCAGGTGAGCCGGCAGATATTGCAGGCTGTTGAAGATGCGGAAGTGCGCAGTCTGGTGGAACGGCTGGAGCTGGGAGGCATGAAGGTTGTTTCCGATGGTGGTTTCCGAAGTCGCGATTTTTTGGAAAGCTGGGAGGGTATTTGTTCCAAAGACGGCCGGCCTTTCTCCGAAGGCTCTCCTTTGGAGATTACAGGACGGCTCAGTTTGCTACGGCATCCTATTCTGGAAGAATTCGCATTTCTTGATTCCATTGTGGACGGAGGGGTGATGAAAAAACAGCATATCCCTTCGCCGGCAGAGGTTATGACCCAGATTATTCAACGTGTGGAGCGGACTCAGATAGAAACCGTTTACTCCGACATCCGGCTTTTGACGGATGATATTGCTTCCTGCTACAAATTTTTGCTTACCAAACTTTATGATGCAGGCTGCCGCTACGTCCAGTTCGACGGGGTACATTCGGTGATAATGGAAGATACCATCCGGCTCAACAACCGGGTTTTGCGTGAGCGTCCTGCAGGGATGTATGTTGCATTCCATGCACCTACGGATATGCTGGTGCAACTGCATGGGGCCGATGCTTATTTCCTGAATTACGACTGTGGCGCGTGCGACCGTAACCGTCTGCTCTGGTTCATACACGAGAAGGAAGCGGTGTTCGGTTTCGTGCTGTCCCATTATCCTCAGGAAGACGAATTGGATGAATTGCAGGCGAAAACCGAAAGTGTATTGAACTATATTCCTTTGAAACGTTTCACTTTATGTCTGCCGGATGCCAATGCGCTTCTTTCGCCTTCGGAGGCCGATGAGGAGAAACAGTGGGAAACCGTAAGGTTGGGGATGGAAATGGCTGCGCGTATCTTCTCTTGA
- a CDS encoding UxaA family hydrolase, with translation MEAKYLKINPADNVAVAITALPAGEKLTVDGKEITLNEDVPAGHKFALKDFAEGENVIKYGYPIGHARKAQKQGDWMNENNIKTNLSGLLEYTYNPVNVDLNTTTLNLNTGAPNLTFRGYKRKNGDVGVRNEIWIIPTVGCVNGIINQLAEGLRRETGGKGVDAIMAYPHNYGCSQLGDDHENTKKILRDMVLHPNAGAVLVVGLGCENNQPDVFREFLGDYDQERVKFMVTQKVGDEYEEGMELLRELYAKAIQDQREDIPLSELRVGLKCGGSDGFSGITANPLLGMFSDFLVAQGGTSVLTEVPEMFGAETILMNRCRTKELFEDTVKLINDFKEYFLSHGEPVGENPSPGNKAGGISTLEDKALGCTQKCGTSYVEGVLPYGERLKVKGLNLLSAPGNDLVAATALASCGCHMVLFTTGRGTPFGTYVPTMKISTNSTLAKNKPGWIDFNAGVIVENEPMEKTCERFIEYIIKVASGEFVNNEKKGYKEIAIFKTGVTL, from the coding sequence ATGGAGGCAAAGTACCTGAAAATCAACCCTGCCGACAATGTTGCAGTGGCCATCACAGCACTCCCGGCCGGTGAAAAACTCACGGTGGACGGAAAGGAAATCACCTTGAATGAGGATGTTCCTGCCGGACACAAATTTGCACTGAAAGATTTTGCGGAAGGCGAAAACGTCATTAAATACGGATATCCCATCGGCCACGCCCGGAAAGCGCAGAAGCAGGGGGATTGGATGAATGAAAACAATATCAAGACCAACTTGTCCGGGTTGCTGGAATACACTTACAACCCCGTCAACGTAGACCTCAATACTACAACCCTAAACCTCAATACCGGCGCGCCAAACCTGACCTTTAGAGGGTACAAACGTAAGAACGGCGACGTAGGTGTGCGCAACGAGATATGGATTATTCCGACAGTGGGCTGCGTGAACGGAATCATCAACCAGCTTGCCGAAGGCCTGCGCCGCGAAACGGGCGGAAAGGGCGTGGATGCCATCATGGCTTATCCCCATAACTACGGCTGCTCCCAGTTGGGCGACGACCACGAGAATACAAAGAAAATCCTCCGCGACATGGTGCTGCATCCCAATGCGGGAGCCGTACTCGTGGTAGGCTTGGGGTGCGAGAATAATCAGCCGGATGTATTCCGCGAGTTCCTGGGAGACTATGACCAGGAGCGCGTAAAGTTTATGGTGACCCAGAAAGTGGGTGATGAATACGAAGAAGGAATGGAACTGCTGCGCGAACTTTATGCCAAAGCCATCCAGGACCAGCGCGAGGATATTCCCTTAAGCGAACTGCGCGTAGGCCTGAAGTGTGGCGGTTCGGACGGTTTCTCCGGTATCACCGCCAATCCGCTACTGGGCATGTTCTCCGACTTCCTCGTAGCACAAGGCGGCACCAGCGTACTGACGGAAGTGCCGGAAATGTTCGGCGCAGAAACCATACTGATGAACCGCTGCCGCACCAAAGAGCTGTTTGAGGACACGGTGAAGCTGATTAATGACTTCAAGGAATATTTCCTCTCACACGGTGAACCGGTAGGTGAAAACCCGTCTCCGGGAAATAAGGCGGGTGGCATCTCTACATTGGAGGACAAGGCCTTGGGATGCACACAGAAATGCGGCACAAGCTACGTGGAAGGGGTACTTCCATATGGCGAACGCCTGAAAGTAAAGGGACTGAACCTGCTGTCTGCTCCGGGAAACGACCTTGTAGCCGCCACTGCCCTTGCCTCTTGCGGATGCCACATGGTGCTGTTCACCACAGGACGCGGAACCCCCTTCGGAACCTATGTGCCGACCATGAAGATTTCCACCAACTCCACTTTGGCAAAGAACAAGCCGGGCTGGATAGACTTCAACGCCGGAGTTATCGTCGAGAACGAACCGATGGAGAAAACCTGCGAACGCTTCATCGAATATATCATCAAAGTAGCAAGCGGTGAATTCGTGAACAACGAAAAGAAAGGCTACAAGGAAATAGCCATCTTCAAGACCGGAGTAACTTTGTAA
- a CDS encoding DUF6064 family protein has protein sequence MEIFWNTIAQYNEATWWTQLLITAAGILLTTQLYWKPTLWAKRSMKIYMVFLNGWISIVYYMMYCGARGHHHILAIFWGVIAVLWLWDLFTGYTPFERNPKYKVLVGVLYAMPFLYPLLSWARGMEFPMMTTTVMPCSVAVFTIGLLLAFSRRVNLLVILFLCHWALIAFSKVYIYKIPEDLLLASATVPAIYLFFKNYFEQNLHKETKLGARLMNWFLILICIVVGVLLSMTLLHGMRG, from the coding sequence ATGGAAATATTCTGGAATACTATCGCACAATACAACGAGGCCACCTGGTGGACACAGCTCCTCATCACCGCAGCAGGTATCCTGCTCACCACGCAACTCTACTGGAAACCGACCTTATGGGCAAAACGCTCCATGAAAATCTACATGGTATTTCTGAACGGGTGGATATCCATCGTGTACTACATGATGTATTGCGGAGCGCGCGGACACCACCATATACTCGCCATCTTCTGGGGAGTGATTGCAGTGTTGTGGCTATGGGATTTGTTTACCGGCTACACTCCGTTCGAGCGCAACCCGAAATACAAGGTACTGGTGGGGGTACTCTATGCAATGCCTTTCCTCTACCCGCTCCTTTCGTGGGCACGCGGAATGGAATTTCCCATGATGACCACCACCGTGATGCCCTGCTCGGTAGCAGTTTTCACCATCGGGCTGCTGCTGGCTTTCTCGCGCAGGGTCAACCTGCTCGTCATTCTGTTCCTTTGCCACTGGGCGCTCATCGCCTTTTCCAAAGTCTACATCTACAAGATTCCCGAAGACCTGCTACTGGCAAGCGCCACTGTGCCTGCCATCTATCTGTTCTTCAAGAACTACTTTGAACAGAACTTGCACAAGGAAACCAAGCTGGGCGCACGGCTCATGAACTGGTTCCTTATCCTCATCTGTATAGTGGTCGGGGTACTGCTCAGCATGACGCTGCTCCATGGGATGAGAGGATAA
- a CDS encoding TlpA disulfide reductase family protein has translation MKKFTYLLAVAAVFTACNSGNNGYTVTGTVEGAADGDTVYLETVEGRQFVKLDSAVIKDGTFTFKGTQDTAVNRYISYKAEGKDGAAIDFFLENGKIKINLSQENNSATGTANNDAYQEIRAQINGLNKQMMSIYESMSDTTLTDEQREAKGKEMENLENSMISAIKAGINKNITNPVGVLLLKQNYYYMDVADLDPLMPQIPAAYDNDEAIVKIKNNVEKMKATAVGQKFTDFEMQTPEGKTVKLSDYVGKGKVVLVDFWASWCGPCRREMPNLVEAYAKYKNKNFEIVGVSLDQSADAWKEAIKKLNITWPQMSDLKYWNCEGAQLYAVSSIPHTVLIDGEGTILARGLHGDELQEKIAEAVK, from the coding sequence ATGAAAAAGTTTACTTATCTGCTCGCTGTAGCCGCTGTATTTACAGCTTGTAACAGTGGAAACAACGGTTACACCGTAACCGGAACTGTAGAGGGTGCAGCCGACGGCGACACCGTATATCTGGAAACCGTGGAAGGACGCCAATTCGTAAAATTGGACTCTGCTGTCATCAAAGATGGAACATTTACCTTCAAGGGTACACAAGATACTGCTGTCAACCGCTACATCTCCTACAAAGCCGAAGGAAAAGACGGCGCAGCCATCGACTTCTTCCTGGAAAACGGCAAGATTAAAATCAACTTGTCGCAGGAAAACAACTCTGCCACCGGTACTGCCAACAATGATGCCTACCAGGAAATCAGAGCCCAAATCAACGGTCTGAACAAACAAATGATGAGCATCTACGAATCCATGTCGGACACCACACTGACCGACGAACAACGCGAGGCTAAAGGCAAAGAGATGGAAAATCTGGAAAACAGCATGATATCCGCCATCAAAGCCGGCATCAACAAGAACATCACCAACCCGGTGGGTGTACTCCTGCTGAAGCAGAACTACTACTACATGGATGTGGCAGACCTCGACCCGCTGATGCCCCAAATCCCTGCAGCTTACGACAACGACGAAGCCATCGTCAAGATAAAGAACAACGTTGAAAAGATGAAAGCCACTGCCGTAGGCCAGAAGTTTACAGACTTCGAGATGCAGACGCCGGAAGGAAAAACGGTAAAACTGTCCGACTACGTAGGCAAGGGCAAAGTTGTCCTTGTTGACTTCTGGGCAAGCTGGTGCGGCCCCTGCCGTCGCGAGATGCCCAACCTGGTGGAAGCTTACGCCAAATATAAGAACAAGAACTTCGAGATTGTAGGCGTATCTCTGGACCAGAGTGCTGACGCATGGAAAGAAGCCATCAAGAAGCTGAACATCACGTGGCCGCAAATGTCCGACCTGAAATACTGGAACTGCGAAGGCGCACAGCTTTATGCCGTAAGCAGCATCCCCCACACTGTGTTGATTGACGGTGAAGGAACTATCCTTGCACGCGGACTGCACGGTGACGAGCTTCAGGAAAAGATAGCCGAAGCTGTCAAATAA
- a CDS encoding threonine/serine exporter family protein produces MDKTLTEQEIALLRRKLDLLLRTGQLLVESAADTNRVVRNLNRVAAYLGLPEEKLHIDVSYTMLVVNVSDGLHSFSKFQKCEKHGINMTAISEISKLSWRAIENDYSLDQYEEELERIKNKKRNYVPYVVAIGAGFACGGFCKLFGGDWMAFLFTSICAFAGFRVRARCMEFGINHYMSIAIAALISTCLAYVSSFAGLSETPYHPLLACALFIVPGVPLINFVDDMIDNYIQVGIVRAVNTVLMVCAMAFGIVIAMRLLTVEDVVIDKKFSELSMVPHDSYLVYAIAAAIAAMGFSMIFNIQRRLLWVVAVGGIIAVCTRNFVNFELGYGPVIGSFMGSMVVSLIAVKAVHWFHVPNHVLTIPSVIPMIPGVLMYRALFGLINMHGVVGEVTAVVSNGITASLIILCIALGVAVPNIFARRYIAKDRQRFLQEELQKRRERGKFIEW; encoded by the coding sequence ATGGATAAGACTTTGACTGAACAAGAGATTGCCCTGCTGCGCAGGAAACTCGATTTATTGCTTCGTACCGGACAGCTGCTGGTGGAGAGTGCGGCTGATACGAACCGTGTTGTTCGTAACCTGAACCGTGTTGCCGCCTATCTGGGGCTGCCGGAAGAAAAGCTCCACATCGACGTAAGTTATACCATGCTGGTGGTGAATGTGAGCGACGGCCTGCATTCGTTCTCCAAATTCCAGAAATGTGAAAAGCATGGCATCAACATGACGGCCATTTCCGAAATCAGCAAACTGTCCTGGCGGGCTATTGAGAATGACTATTCCCTCGACCAGTATGAGGAGGAACTGGAAAGAATCAAAAACAAGAAGCGGAACTATGTGCCATACGTTGTTGCCATCGGTGCCGGCTTTGCCTGCGGAGGTTTCTGTAAACTGTTCGGTGGTGACTGGATGGCGTTTCTGTTTACCTCTATCTGCGCTTTTGCCGGCTTCCGCGTCCGTGCCCGTTGCATGGAGTTCGGCATCAATCACTATATGAGTATTGCCATTGCCGCATTGATTTCTACCTGTCTGGCCTATGTGTCTTCGTTTGCCGGGCTCTCGGAAACTCCCTATCATCCGTTGTTGGCGTGTGCACTGTTCATCGTTCCGGGGGTGCCGCTGATAAACTTTGTGGATGATATGATTGACAATTATATCCAGGTGGGCATTGTGCGGGCTGTGAATACGGTGCTGATGGTCTGTGCAATGGCCTTCGGCATTGTAATAGCCATGCGCCTGCTGACGGTGGAGGATGTCGTGATTGACAAGAAGTTCAGCGAATTGAGTATGGTGCCTCATGACAGTTATCTGGTGTATGCCATTGCGGCGGCGATAGCTGCCATGGGATTTTCCATGATATTCAACATACAGCGGCGCTTGTTGTGGGTTGTTGCGGTGGGCGGTATCATTGCCGTTTGTACGCGTAACTTTGTCAATTTCGAATTGGGTTACGGACCGGTGATAGGTTCGTTCATGGGCAGCATGGTTGTCAGCCTGATAGCCGTGAAGGCAGTGCATTGGTTCCATGTTCCCAATCACGTACTGACGATTCCTTCTGTCATCCCGATGATTCCGGGAGTGCTGATGTATCGTGCACTTTTCGGGCTTATCAATATGCACGGTGTGGTAGGCGAGGTGACGGCGGTTGTTTCCAACGGCATCACGGCTTCACTGATTATTCTCTGCATAGCGCTGGGAGTGGCGGTGCCCAATATCTTTGCCCGCCGGTATATTGCCAAGGATAGGCAGCGCTTTCTTCAGGAGGAGCTGCAGAAGCGCAGGGAAAGAGGGAAATTTATAGAATGGTGA
- a CDS encoding Na+/H+ antiporter NhaC family protein: MSATTDTTPKTKGGWWALSPLAVFLCLYLVTSLLVNDFYKVPITVAFLASSCYAIAITRGLNLEQRIYQFSVGASNKNIMLMVWIFILAGAFTQSAKQMGAIDATVNLTLHILPDNLLLAGIFIAACFISLSIGTSVGTIVALTPVAVGLAEKTGIDLPYMVAIVVGGSFFGDNLSFISDTTIASTKTQDCVMRDKFRVNFMIVVPAALIILGIYIFQGLSVSAPPQVQTIEWIKVIPYLIVLGTAVAGVNVMLVLLLGILSTGIIGIYTGTAFFDWFGAMGTGITGMGELIIITLLAGGMLETIRYNGGIDFIISRLTRHVSGKRGAEFSIAALVGIANLCTANNTIAIITTGPIAKDIALRFHLDRRKTASILDTFSCLVQGIIPYGAQMLIASGLAGISPISIIGNLYYPFCMGTCAILAILLRYPRKYSGEG; the protein is encoded by the coding sequence ATGTCAGCAACAACCGATACAACCCCTAAAACCAAAGGCGGCTGGTGGGCACTCAGCCCGTTGGCGGTGTTCCTTTGCCTCTACCTGGTGACCTCGCTCCTGGTGAACGACTTCTATAAAGTCCCCATCACGGTAGCCTTCCTCGCCTCATCCTGCTATGCCATCGCCATCACGCGCGGCCTGAATCTGGAACAGCGCATCTATCAGTTTTCCGTAGGCGCCAGCAACAAGAACATCATGCTGATGGTATGGATATTCATCCTTGCAGGAGCATTCACCCAAAGCGCCAAGCAGATGGGCGCCATTGATGCAACCGTAAATCTGACCCTACATATACTACCGGACAACCTGCTGCTGGCGGGCATCTTCATTGCCGCCTGCTTCATCTCCCTCTCGATAGGAACAAGCGTAGGAACTATCGTCGCACTGACTCCCGTAGCCGTGGGGCTGGCGGAAAAGACGGGCATCGACCTGCCCTACATGGTTGCCATCGTGGTGGGAGGCTCGTTCTTCGGAGACAATCTTTCCTTCATATCCGACACCACCATTGCATCGACCAAGACGCAGGACTGCGTGATGAGGGACAAGTTCCGCGTCAACTTTATGATTGTGGTACCGGCAGCACTTATCATACTGGGCATCTATATCTTTCAAGGACTGTCCGTCTCTGCCCCACCACAAGTACAGACCATCGAGTGGATAAAAGTAATCCCCTACCTCATCGTACTGGGTACGGCCGTAGCAGGCGTCAATGTCATGCTGGTACTGCTGCTGGGCATCCTCTCTACTGGAATTATCGGTATCTATACCGGCACCGCCTTCTTCGACTGGTTCGGAGCCATGGGAACGGGCATCACCGGCATGGGCGAGCTCATCATCATCACCCTGCTGGCCGGAGGCATGCTCGAAACCATCCGCTACAACGGCGGCATCGACTTCATCATCTCCCGGCTGACCCGCCACGTCAGCGGCAAGCGGGGAGCCGAATTCAGCATCGCCGCCCTGGTCGGCATCGCCAATCTCTGCACCGCCAACAACACCATTGCCATCATCACCACCGGCCCCATAGCCAAGGACATCGCCCTCCGCTTCCACCTGGACCGCCGGAAAACAGCCAGCATACTGGACACCTTCTCATGCCTCGTGCAAGGAATCATCCCCTACGGAGCGCAAATGCTGATAGCCTCCGGACTTGCCGGCATTTCACCCATCAGCATCATCGGAAACCTGTATTACCCCTTCTGCATGGGAACATGCGCCATACTCGCCATTCTGCTGAGATACCCCAGGAAATACTCGGGAGAAGGATGA
- the nrdG gene encoding anaerobic ribonucleoside-triphosphate reductase activating protein, with the protein MLSILDILEDTTVDGPGFRTAIYAAGCPNGCPGCHNPESWDINRGHWMSTEEILEKVLADNFADVTFSGGDPMFQPEGFTQLAHAIKERSRKNIWCYTGYTFEKLLRNPRQAQLLKYIDVLVDGKFKKELRDEELYFRGSRNQRLIDVQTSLQKGETVIYHYNPKKGI; encoded by the coding sequence ATGCTTTCTATTCTCGACATTTTAGAAGATACCACAGTAGACGGTCCGGGCTTCCGGACCGCCATTTATGCTGCCGGATGCCCCAACGGTTGTCCCGGTTGCCACAATCCGGAGTCGTGGGACATCAACCGCGGGCACTGGATGAGTACGGAAGAGATTCTGGAAAAAGTCCTTGCCGACAACTTTGCAGACGTCACCTTCAGTGGTGGAGACCCGATGTTCCAGCCGGAAGGATTCACCCAACTGGCGCATGCCATCAAGGAGCGGAGCCGGAAAAACATCTGGTGCTATACGGGCTATACTTTCGAAAAACTACTGCGCAACCCGCGCCAAGCCCAACTGCTGAAGTACATCGACGTACTGGTGGACGGCAAATTCAAGAAAGAACTGAGGGATGAGGAACTCTATTTCCGGGGAAGCCGCAACCAGCGTCTGATTGACGTACAAACATCCCTGCAAAAAGGCGAAACCGTCATTTACCACTATAATCCGAAAAAGGGCATTTAA